CTgcgtgatttttaaaataaaacaaacccaAAACTCAACGGTTGCCTACCCGTTGACTAATGTACTCTTCCGTCTAAAGATAAGCATCGtcctattttgttttacaaatataaaaataaagctaaaaaatagaggaaagaaaatataattttacaagactaactttaatattaatattatattggaCAATTAAAATTACACTTATTaggaatattaataaaaaaacaattaatttaccttaaaaaaattaaatgcaacAGTTATTTTGGAATTTGTTTTTTTCAGATGAGACGCatgttttgaataattttttctttttaaatgttaCATTTATTTTGAAACCGATAACGCACTTAAAaatgtaactaactaactaaaactaacctgtTTCTCAGCCTCGGCAACCATAGCGGCGGAGATATCACTGGCGAACACAACAGCGCCCTCTTTGGCAAGAGGAATAGAGAGAGAACCGGTACCGCACCCAGCGTCGCAAACCGTAACGCCCTGAAGGGAACCTTCGTCCTTCAACATGCTCAGCGTGTTCTCCACGGTCTTGGCGTGGCCCAACCTAATGTCGCGCTGAACCCGGTTCACCTCGTCGGTGTCGCCGTAGATCTTCTTCCAGCGCTGGAACCCGGAGTTGTTGAAGTACTCCCTCACCACCTCCTTGTCGCCGCCGCCCACCTCCTCCGCCTGCAACTGCCGCCGCCGCTCCGGGTCCGTCAGCGACAGCACCGCCGCCAGTGCCGCCACGAATCCTCCGCTCACCACCGCGATCGTAGTCCCGTCGATGGCGCCCGAGACGTCCGCCGCAGTGGCCGTGGAGAGCGGCGGGATGGCGAACGCCGGCGAGAGAGGGAGTTTGGGCGGTTTGTGAGAGA
This genomic interval from Glycine max cultivar Williams 82 chromosome 5, Glycine_max_v4.0, whole genome shotgun sequence contains the following:
- the LOC100817017 gene encoding magnesium protoporphyrin IX methyltransferase, chloroplastic — translated: MAFSSSLWSSLFVANPNRTAISTRFSHKPPKLPLSPAFAIPPLSTATAADVSGAIDGTTIAVVSGGFVAALAAVLSLTDPERRRQLQAEEVGGGDKEVVREYFNNSGFQRWKKIYGDTDEVNRVQRDIRLGHAKTVENTLSMLKDEGSLQGVTVCDAGCGTGSLSIPLAKEGAVVFASDISAAMVAEAEKQAKEQLATSEDGSVPVMPKFVVKDLESLDGKYDTVVCLDVLIHYPQHKADGMIAHLASLANNRLILSFAPKTFYYDLLKRVGELFPGPSKATRAYLHSEADVERALQKVGWTIRKRGLTTTQFYFARLIEAVPM